The sequence CCTCACCGCCTCTCCACTGCATTTCATGACATTAAGAGCAGATTTGGCAGTAATCAGGTCGGGTTGTGACTAGAGACTCTGAACTCAGGTGTTTTAAGCTACAtttaagtttgttgtttttatttaactgggtgataatgtttttcaaaggaACATTCATTTAAGAACAGAATTTTGTGTTAACTTGTGTTTCCTTTGACTGTGTATCAtgtcagtaaaaacaaactactgtgccatttaacacaatttatttttgctaatacAATTTATCTATAATTACAGCAACTACAACAGAATTGCCAATGACAACAATTGCAGCCCCAACGACCACAACCCCAACAACTACAGATACAACAACTACAGATACAACTACAACTGAAGCCCCAACAACTACTGACCAAACTACAACTGTAGGTTCAATGATTATCACTCCAGTCATAACTACAACTGttgcaccaacaactacaactgttGCACAAACAACTATAACTGCTGCCCCAACTACAACTGAagccccaacaactacaactgctgctccaacaactacaactgaagccccaacaactacaactgaagCCCCAACAACTATAACTGCTGCCTCAACAACTACAACTGCTGCCTCAACAACTACAACTGTTGCACAAACAACTACAACTGTTGCACAAACAACTACAACTGAAGCCCCAACAACTATAACTGCTGCCCCAACTACAACTGAAGCCCCAACAACTATAACTGCTGCCCCAACTACAACTGAAGCCCCAACAACTATAACTGCtgccccaacaactacaactgctGCACAAACAACTACAACTGTTGCACAAACAACTACAACTGTTGCACAAACAACTACAACTGCTGCCCCAACTACAACTGAAGCCCCAACAACTATAACTGCTGCCCCAACTACAACTGAagccccaacaactacaactgaagCCCCAACAACTATAACTGCTTCCCCAACTACAACTGAagccccaacaactacaactgaagCCCCAACAACTATAACTGCTGCCCCAACTACAACTGAagccccaacaactacaactgaagCCCCAACAACTATAACTGCtgccccaacaactacaactgttgccccaacaactacaactgcggccccaacaactacaactgaagCCCCAACAACTATAACTGCtgccccaacaactacaactgttgccccaacaactacaactgttgccccaacaactacaactgcggccccaacaactacaactgaagCCCCAACAACTATAACTGTtgccccaacaactacaactgcggccccaacaactacaactgcgGCCCCAACTACAACTGAAGCCCCAACAACTATAACTGCTGCCCCAACAACTATAACTGCtgccccaacaactacaactgcgGCCCCAACTACGACTGAagccccaacaactacaactgcgGCCCCAACTACAACTGAagccccaacaactacaactgttgccccaacaactacaactgcgGCCCCAACTACAACTGAagccccaacaactacaactgttgccccaacaactacaactgcgGCCCCAACTACAACTGAAGCCCCAACAACTATAACTGTTGCACCAACTACAACTGCtgccccaacaactacaactgctgccccaacaactacaactgttgccccaacaactacaactgttgccccaacaactacaactgcggccccaacaactacaactgcgGCCCCAACTACAACTGAagccccaacaactacaactgctGCCCCAACTACAACTGAAGCCCCAACAACTATAACTGTTGCACCAACTACAACTGCTGCCCCAACAACTATAACTGCtgccccaacaactacaactgaagccccaacaactacaactgttGCACCAACTACAACTGCtgccccaacaactacaactgttgccccaacaactacaactgcggccccaacaactacaactgaagCCCCAACAACTATAACTGCtgccccaacaactacaactgttgccccaacaactacaactgcggccccaacaactacaactgaagccccaacaactacaactgctgccccaacaactacaactgaagccccaacaactacaactgttGCACCAACTACAACTGCtgccccaacaactacaactgaagCCCCAACAACTATAACTGCtgccccaacaactacaactgttgccccaacaactacaactgaagccccaacaactacaactgaagccccaacaactacaacagaagccccaacaactacaactgctgccccaacaactacaactgctgccccaacaactacaactgctgccccaacaactacaactgaagccccaacaactacaactgttGCCCCAACAACTCCAACTACAACTCTAACCACAACTCCAACCACAACTCCAACCACAACTCCAACTACTACTCCAACCACAACTCCAACCACAACCCCAACTACAACTCCAACCACAACTCCAACCACAACCCCAACTACTACTCCAACCACAACCCCAACTACTACTCCAACCACAACCACAACTACTACTCCAACCACAACTCCAACCACAACCCCAACTACAACTCCAACCACAACTCCAACTACTACTCCAACCACAACTCCAATCACAACCCCAACCACAACTCCAACCACAACTCCAACTACTACTCCAACCACAACTCCAACCACAACCCCAACTACAACTCCAACCACAACTCCAACCACAACCCCAACTACAACTCCAACCACAACTACTCCAACCTCCAACAACCCACAACCCCAACTCCAACAacaactccaactacaacccCAACCACAACTCCAACCACAACCCCAACTCCAACTCCAACCACAACTCCAACCACAACTCCAACCACAACCCCAACTCCAACTACAACTCCAACCACAACCCCAACTACAACTCCAACCACAACTCCAACCACAACTCCAACTACAACTCCAACCACAACTCCAACtacagctccaaccacaacccCAACTACAACTCCAACCACAACTCCAACCACAACTCCAACTACAACTCCAACCACAACCCCAACTACAACTCCAACCACAACTCCAACCACAACTCCAACTACAACTCCAACCACAACTCCAACTACAACTCCAACCACAACACTAACTAACAACAAATTGACTCCTTTTAAATCCCTACAGATTTGGATTTTCTAATGAATCTAAACATGAGGTTAAGATCTTATGGAGAGATCAGCAATGGAACGGCTATAGCTCTCATTAAACAGGTATGTAAACTAGAAAAACCCACAAATTGTTTCttggcttttttatttaatcaaatctcatctgacaacattttaatttcttcatttagttttttgaaGACCATCTTCCTCCTGGAACAGCTCATGCAGTGACTGTACGAAGCATTCGTAGAGTTAGAGTTAACCCATAGAACATCGCAGACTGGATCGGAGAAATACAGCATTTACATGTTGGCAGCATTATTCAACCAATATATCAACTAATTTGTCACATTATGTATGTTTTCAGCCTTATTTTAGATATTAACACTTGGTGTGGTAGGGCGGTATTCCAAAAGCCTGGTTCAACAAATCCAATCTCTCAATCATATCACGGTTAATTCTGATTTGGTTTTCAATTCTAGCAGCTAATCTCCTTAAATCCAGTCAGTTTTGAGtatctaaaccaggggtgtccaaagggTGGCCGGGGCCCATTTGTGGCACCTTGGACTGACTTTGGGCGGCCTCCAACTGCAATTCAAAAATTATACAGTTTTGGTCCGTAGATGCAGATGGAAACTGAAATAGTTTTTcccaacataattttcttacacagaaaattgtaaagtacaaatcctgtttttacaagtgaaaataaatttattcaactgagccaaaaaagaaactgaaatctACATGGCTTTCTTTTCATacagcaaacatgcaaaattaaaGTAGTAGTGAGCAGTAAATtgtggcaaatatttttgagaGTAATTTTCTAGAGAAAGCAATTAAATTTGATAGAAAACAATCTAATATTTAGATTAATAtcaaaagttttctaaaaaaaacgttttgaatttttgaattgtatttttgcagtgtattgcCGTTGTATGTTTACGCATACATTAAAGTAGTAAAAAGTCTCAAGTAATAAGTAAcggatcaaattatcaatcatttagtatttaaaaatgacattggacgaaccaaaatataaaattaggtggaaatttgggtattttaaggaccaaaatgacaataattcatataaataataaaatttgggcaaaagaaaaattttacaaatcagttttgtcattaaaaaacttatgaaatctcaacagaaactgcaggtgtgtgtctgtctggtgaattcttggttaaaacaaatttatttttattcagcaggAAGAAactccagaaattttactcacaagtaataaaaatactcaagtaaaagtacaaaagtatagtatagtaaaaatactccgcTTTTTTTGGAAATATGTCGGCTGACTATGAAAACAGGGATATTGGCCCAGAGGGCATGGAGCCAGATGGCATCATCGAGAGCAACCGGAACCAGATCGTGGACAGTTTCGATGAGATGAACTTGCGCGAAGCTCTGCTCAGGGGAATTTATGCCTATGGTTTTGAGAAGCCATCTGCTATTCAGCAAAGGGCTATTATCCCTTGTATCAAGGGTTATGATGTGATTGCTCAGGCCCAGTCTGGCACTGGGAAGACTGCCACCTTTGCCATTTCCATTCTCCAGCAGATTGATGTGGAGATGAAAGCCACCCAGGCGCTGGTTCTGGCTCCTACCAGGGAGCTGGCACAGCAGATTCAGAAAGTGGTGCTAGCCCTGGGTGACTACATGGGAGCCAGTTGCTACGCCTGCATTGGAGGCACCAACATCCGCAGTGAGGTCCAGAAGCTGCAGGCTGAAGCCCCCCACATCGTGGTGGGAACCCCTGGGCGAGTCTTTGACATGCTGACTCGTAAAAATCTCTCGTCCAAAAACATCAAGATGTTTGTGCTTGATGAGGCCGATGAGATGCTGAGTCGAGGATTCAAGGACCAAATCTATGAGATCTTCCAGAAATTGTCCAGCAACATCCAGGTTGTCCTCCTGTCGGCCACAATGCCAGCTAATGTCTTGGACGTCACAAAGAAATTTATGCGGGAACCCATCCGGATCCTGGTGAAGAAGGAGGAGCTGACCCTGGAGGGCATTCGCCAGTTCTACATCAATGTGGAGAAAGAGGAGTGGAAGCTGGACACACTGTGCGACTTGTATGAAACCCTGACGATCACACAAGCAGTCATCTTCATCAACACCAGGAGGAAAGTAGACTGGCTGACTGAGAAGATGCATGCCAGAGACTTCACCGTCTCTGCTCTGCACGGCGACATGGACCAGAAGGAGAGAGACTTGATCATGAGGGAGTTTCGCTCTGGTTCCAGTAGAGTTCTGATCACCACTGACCTGCTGGCCAGAGGGATTGATGTTCAGCAGGTGTCCCTGGTTATCAACTATGACCTGCCAACCAACAGAGAAAACTACATTCACAGGATTGGTCGTGGCGGTCGCTTTGGCAGGAAAGGAGTAGCCATCAACATGGTGACCGAGGACGACAAACGAACCCTGAGGGATATTGAAACATTCTACAACACCACCGTGGAAGAGATGCCCATGAATGTGGCCGACCTCATCTAGCTTCACCATGCCCAACATCAACCCCAACCTGCTTATTTTAGAAGTGAAGTCCTGTTTTGCTATGTGATCGAAATTTTAAACTTCAATGAATTTCACTGATCTGTAATCCaaatatttgaaagtgtttttttttattattattattttttgcctaTTTGGAAGGATAGCTTACTGAACTGTTTCATCTGTTCACCATAGTTGTCATAGACCTTCATGCATCAGCTGAACTCTCCTTCAGATCAGATCTGCCTTCATCTGTAATACATTGATAAAAGCgatctttggttaaaaaaaaaaaaaaaaaaaaaaaaaaaaaaaataatactccTACAAGTACATTTcctcaaaaaagttactcatgtaaatgtaattgagtaaatgtaactggttACTAACTAACTCCGATTACCCACAACATTAAAGGACCAATTATGCAGAAACGTCTTCCTTATTAATTGTAAACAGTTGTAATTAATTGACCTGATCATTCAGCAGATATTAATCTCCAAGAAAACGTCTCACCAGCTGCTTAAATGAAGAATGAAGAATGGTTAGAACTTAttactgtttaaaaatgtgaacaattaCATAAGCTTTGGATTCAGTCCAACTTTTTTCTCACCAAATAGTTTTGTAACTAATAAACtctgattatttctgttttggtgCCACATCTTAAAGTTGCGATACCAGAATCTGTATCTTTTTAGATCATCTTGATATTTCATGTGACAGATAAGAAAACAATCTGATGCTAAATGAAGTCAGTGTGAATAAGACAGAAACCTGTTTGACAACCTCACTGCAGATTTCCAGGAAAAGCTTTGCTTACAGAGTAATGGCATCTCTGAAGGAAAATCCTGGTACTTTGTACTACAATACCTGAGTCATAAAACTCAATCAGATAATCAACAGCATGTTTGAATTATTTGAACTTAGCAAATcgtatttttgaaaaataagcgGCAGTGGTTAGGGAGATCATCAATGGTTGGTTTTTGTGTTATTGAGTAAAACCAGTATCTGTGCTTGTTTGCTTTTGGTCacttgagtttctttttctgaacattttcattattaacatttaaaaatgttttgatgatttaatgagctaacactttattttcttttacatgctCTATATGTATCTACGGTGGTTATTTGGTTGATGttatggaaaatgaaaatacgCTACTTTACTTGAAACCAGCCAAGTATGTATtattaacatgagaaaaatatgtaaaatataatgtaataaaagGCTTTTTAAATTTCCAGTCTTGAAATAATTACTTGTAATAATCCAGTTTATCCTGAATGGtgaatttgttgttgtttatttttaccttacTTTATCCTTTCTCTTGTGACCTTACTCATTGTTTTTAGGATATTagacaataacaaaacacaGTAATGACACGCCACTGCCTTTTTATTGTTGTGGGTGGAGAAATCCACAAACATAATCAGGTGTGCCAATATGAGATTATGCTTCTGTGAAGAACTGTGTGAAGGACACACATTTTATTCACCATGGATGATaaaatcattgttttcttttgccttcTTGGATTTATTCATGCAACTTCGGGAGAAGGTAGATATTCACAAATtctatttttgtcattgtttgtGTTCTTCatataacttaaaataataaaagaaaaaataggatTTATCAAccttgaaaaaatgaaaaacattttctttaaagtagtTAAAGATTTTCTAAGAGTGAATATATTTATTGGGTTAATTTAAATTAGTAATGCCTGGTTTATAAAATTGTTGGTTGATTTTCCAAACTTGAGAGACGTGAcgataaaaaaatcttaaccgATTTGAACGTGGGATTTATCATGTTGCAAACTGATTTTCACTCAGCAATGTTCAGATGTCAGACAGAAACTCTCACAAACGCCGTCGCCGTCCCAAACATGGCAGGCTGGAAAGAAGCAACGGCGAGAGTTTGTGAACTATAtgatattgtaaaaatgtttatatcaaTTTACAcaactgaaaacagaacattacCAGAGACAggtaattaaacacaaaaaactataaaatgtaaagtttgtgtAATACATCTGCCAGACAAAAAACGATGTGTACCAggatttctgtattttgtccTCAGTGTATTATAGattcttctctgtgtttgggtCACATTGCATTCTGATTGGTAACATGTCACAAATCACACACTAAGACATCAAgccaagaaaatttaaattgttgaaaatatttgcactggaGAAATCTAGGAGTCGGTCCAATTCTTCTCACCATGATACACAGAAGAACGATCTcatgaaactgttttaaaagtcaTCAAAATAATCAGGAAGTTTTTTAAATGGTAAGACGAGAGAAATGGggtgaaaaatctaaatgaaaatcttCCCATGTAAAATAGAAGCAAGATTATAAGTAAGGGGGgataatatgtatatatatatatataaaaaaattcccttctcacccaccgcgggtggtgattcttcttcctcttagctcgggtcctctaccagaggcctgggagcttgagggttctgcgcagtatcttggctgtgcctaggactgcacatttctggactgagatgtctgatgttgttcctgggatctgttgtagccactgttccagtttgggggtgactgccccgagggtcctgatgaccacaggcaccactgtggtcttcaccttccaggccctctccagttcctcccttaggccctggtatttctctagtttttcatgctcctttttcctgatgttgcagtcacttggtattgccacatccaccacaacggctttcctctgttgtttatccaccacgactatgtctggttggttcgccctcaccattttgtctgtctggatctggaagtcccacaggatcttagctcggtcattctccactatcttcgggggtgtttcccactttgatcttgggggttccagtccatattctgcacagatgtttctgtacactatgcctgccacttggttgtgtcgttccatgtattctttccctgccagtatcttgcaccctgctgttatgtgttggactgtctcaggggcctccttgcacaacctacaccttgggtcttgtctggtgtggtagatctgggcctcaattgctctggtgtttagggcctgttcctgggcgccatgatgagggcctctgtgctgtccttcagtccagctttttccagccattggtaggactttctgatgtcagccacttggttgttgcggtggtacatcccatgcagggcttgtcctcccatgatggttcctccggcacctcaggttctgttccccattgtttgagacattcactgagcacattgtctgttgaggctttgtccctgatgtatctatggatcttggatgtctcgtcttggatagtggttctcacactcactagtcctctgcctccttctttgcggttcgtgtagagtctcagtgtgctggatttggggtggaaccctccgtgcattgttagtagtttccgggtcttaacatctgtggcctgtatctcctcctttggccagctaattattcctgcagggtacctgattactggtagggcatagctgtttattgcacggatcttgttcttgccattgagctggcttctcaggacttgtcttattcgttggaggtatttggttgtggctctttttcttgtgatctcatcaaggttgccatttgcttgtgatattcccaggtatttgtaaccttcctctatgtctgctattgttccttctgggagtgagatcccttctgtgcggatgaccttccctctctttgtaaccatccgaccacacttctctagtccgaatgacatcccaatgtccgtgctgtatatcctggtggtgtggatcagtgagtctatgtctcgctcgctcttggcatacagcttgatgtcatccatgtagaggaggtggctgatgttggctccattcttgagtcggtatccgtagccagtcttgttgatgatttggctgagggggttcaggcctatgcagaacagtagcggggacagcgcatctccttggtatatgccacatttgatggatacttgtgcaagtggcttgcagttggcttcaagggtggtcttccacagccccattgagtttgcaatgaaggttctcaaggttctgttgatgttgtacatctctaagcattcgatgatccaagtgtgtggcattgagtcataggctttcttgtaatcaatccaagccgtgcacaggttggtgtgtcgggttttgcagtctctggcaactgtgtggtctacaaggagttggtgtttggctcctctgctattcaccccgatgcccttctgtgtcgtgctcatgtattgaGCACGACAGATCAtagccgctatgatgcctgacatgagcttccaggttgtggagagacaggttattggtcggtagttagatgggaccgggccctttgttggatccttctggatcaggattgtgcgcccttcagttaaccattcagggtggttcccgttctgtagcagctggttcatttggtctgccagtcgctcatgtagggcagtcagtttctttagccagtagccatggatcttgtctggccctggtgctgtccagttcttcatacct comes from Gambusia affinis linkage group LG10, SWU_Gaff_1.0, whole genome shotgun sequence and encodes:
- the LOC122838340 gene encoding eukaryotic initiation factor 4A-I-like, whose protein sequence is MSADYENRDIGPEGMEPDGIIESNRNQIVDSFDEMNLREALLRGIYAYGFEKPSAIQQRAIIPCIKGYDVIAQAQSGTGKTATFAISILQQIDVEMKATQALVLAPTRELAQQIQKVVLALGDYMGASCYACIGGTNIRSEVQKLQAEAPHIVVGTPGRVFDMLTRKNLSSKNIKMFVLDEADEMLSRGFKDQIYEIFQKLSSNIQVVLLSATMPANVLDVTKKFMREPIRILVKKEELTLEGIRQFYINVEKEEWKLDTLCDLYETLTITQAVIFINTRRKVDWLTEKMHARDFTVSALHGDMDQKERDLIMREFRSGSSRVLITTDLLARGIDVQQVSLVINYDLPTNRENYIHRIGRGGRFGRKGVAINMVTEDDKRTLRDIETFYNTTVEEMPMNVADLI